TCGGCACCTTCTTCCGCTACATCGGCGACAACGCGACCTACATCGCGCGGTATGACGATCTCGTGCGCTCGCACAGCAAGCAGGGCGAAGAGGTCATCGATGTGAGCAAGGTGGACGTGTCGATGAACGGCATCGAGCTGCAGGACCGCGAATTCTTCGCCGCCATTCGTGAAGGGCGCGAACCCAATTCCAGCGTGCATCAGGTGCTGCCTTGCTACCGCGTGCTGCATGAACTGGAGCTGCAACTGGCCAAGCAGGCGTGATGGGCAGCGTACAACTTCCAATGCGCGCGCTTGGTCCGTTTTCGGTGAGCGCGATGGGTCTGGGCTGCATGAACCTCAGCCATGCCTACGGCACGCCGCCGTCGCGCGAGCAGGCAGAGCGCGTGCTGCTCGCCGCGCTGGATGCAGGCGTCACGCTGTTCGACACGGCGGCGCTGTATGGCTTTGGCGCGAACGAAACGCTGCTCGGGCAAGTGCTGAAGCCGCATCGCAGCAAAATCACGCTGGCCAGCAAATGCGGCATGCATGGCGCGGACGTCAAAGGCGACGGCAAGCTCCAGCGCGTGATCGATGGCAGGCCGGAAACGCTCAAGGCCACATGCGAGGCGGCATTGCGGCGCTTGCAGACGGACGTGATCGACCTTTACTACCTGCACCGCTGGGACCGACAGGTGCCGGTGGAGGACAGCGTGGGCGCATTGGCCGATCTGGTGCGCGAGGGCAAGATTCGCAGCATCGGCCTGTCGGAAGTGTCGGCGCAAACGCTGCGCCGCGCGCATGCCGTGCATCCGATTGCTGCGGTGCAGACCGAGTATTCGCTGTGGACGCGCAATCCGGAAATCGCGGTGCTCGATGCATGCAAGGAACTGGGTACTGCGTTCGTCGCGTTCAGTCCTGTCGCGCGCGGATTTCTGTGTGGCGACCTGCGCGATCCGGCGCAACTGCCTGCGGGCGACATTCGCCTTGCCATGCCGCGATTCCAGGCAGACAACTATGCGCGCAATCTGCAGTTGTTGGATGCGTTTGCCCTGGTTGCAAGGCACGCGGATTGCACACCAGCGCAACTCGCACTGGCATGGTTGTTGGCGCAGGGCGAGCACATCATTCCGATTCCGGGAACGACCAGTGTCGAGCATCTGCGAGAGAACATGCGCGCCGCCCAACTGCACATCGATGCGGCGCTGCTGGAGCGCGTGTCCGAGATCATCGGAGAACACAGTGTGGCCGGGCAGCGCTATGCGCCCGCCACGCAAAAGGAAGTCGATACCGAGGTGTTCTGAGGATCGACTTTTCAGCGCAAGGCAGGTGCCCGGTCACAACTGACCGCGCACCTGCCTTGCCGCTTCCAGCATGTGCGGAAGCAGCTCGCCAACCATGGCATCGGCATCGAAGGCGGTGGACCGATGCAGCACCACATTGAGCGCCGCAACCGTCTTGCCCTGCATGTCGCGCAGCGGCACGGCGACGGCGTGCACGCC
This genomic stretch from Diaphorobacter sp. HDW4B harbors:
- a CDS encoding aldo/keto reductase, producing MGSVQLPMRALGPFSVSAMGLGCMNLSHAYGTPPSREQAERVLLAALDAGVTLFDTAALYGFGANETLLGQVLKPHRSKITLASKCGMHGADVKGDGKLQRVIDGRPETLKATCEAALRRLQTDVIDLYYLHRWDRQVPVEDSVGALADLVREGKIRSIGLSEVSAQTLRRAHAVHPIAAVQTEYSLWTRNPEIAVLDACKELGTAFVAFSPVARGFLCGDLRDPAQLPAGDIRLAMPRFQADNYARNLQLLDAFALVARHADCTPAQLALAWLLAQGEHIIPIPGTTSVEHLRENMRAAQLHIDAALLERVSEIIGEHSVAGQRYAPATQKEVDTEVF